A single window of Opisthocomus hoazin isolate bOpiHoa1 chromosome 5, bOpiHoa1.hap1, whole genome shotgun sequence DNA harbors:
- the ATOH1 gene encoding transcription factor ATOH1, translating to MSLPRAAWGEGAREPGAVAGGEPGPEGGGCAFAPGWLGACCAARLPAASPRFPPGEEEAAAGGAVRGGGGSPGGARRRAAGGGGGGGAGGGPVLRAPVSGVQKQRRLAANARERRRMHGLNHAFDQLRNVIPSFNNDKKLSKYETLQMAQIYISALAELLHGPAAAPDPPGKAEHRGAPFEPPRAPGAGPQTGPPAPPPGPPGPAPPGHGRTRFPPPPAAGGFSVQLDPLRFPSFAEGGLAGQRAPSPALLMPQPGPPPQQRSKTSPRSHRSDGEFSPRSHYSDSDEAS from the coding sequence ATGAGCCTGCCGAGGGCCGCGTGGGGCGAGGGCGCGCGGGAgccgggggcggtggcggggggggagccggggccggagGGCGGCGGGTGCGCGTTCGCCCCGGGCTGGCTGGGCGCCTGCTGCGCCGCGCGCCTgcccgccgcctcgccccgcTTCCCGCCCggagaggaggaggcggcggcgggcggcgcggtgcggggcggcgggggcagccccggcggggcgcggcggcgggcggcgggcggcggcggcggcggcggagcggggggggggcccgTCCTGCGGGCGCCGGTGAGCGGCGTGCAGAAGCAGCGGCGGCTGGCGGCGAAcgcgcgggagcggcggcggaTGCACGGGCTGAACCACGCGTTCGACCAGCTGCGCAACGTCATCCCCTCCTTCAACAACGACAAGAAGCTCTCCAAGTACGAGACGCTGCAGATGGCGCAGATCTACATCAGCGCCCTGGCCGAGCTGctgcacggccccgccgccgcccccgacCCCCCCGGCAAGGCCGAGCACCGCGGCGCTCCCTTcgagccgccccgcgcccccggggccgggccgcagacggggccccccgccccgccgcccggcccgccgggccccgcgccccccgggcaCGGCAGGACTCgcttccccccgccgccggccgcggggggCTTCTCGGTGCAGCTCGACCCGCTGCGCTTCCCCTCCTTCGCGGAGGGCGGGCTGGCGGGACAgcgagccccctccccggccctccTCATGCCGcagcccgggccgccgccgcagCAGAGGAGCAAGACGTCGCCCCGGTCCCACCGCAGCGACGGGGAGTTCTCGCCCCGCTCCCACTACAGCGACTCGGACGAGGCCAgctag